One Ornithorhynchus anatinus isolate Pmale09 chromosome 2, mOrnAna1.pri.v4, whole genome shotgun sequence DNA segment encodes these proteins:
- the FZD10 gene encoding frizzled-10: MSRPGPPGLWLVLQAVAGTCLGISSMDAERPGEGRCQPVEIPMCKDIGYNLTRMPNLMGHEDQREAAIQLHEFAPLVEYGCHGHLRFFLCSLYAPMCTEQVSAPIPACRVMCEQARLRCSPIMEQFNFRWPDSLDCGQLPNKNDPNYLCMEAPNNGSEEPARGPGPFAPAARPPRPHGPPDPRPGDGGPGRPGCRGPAKFHLVEKSSACAPLCDPGVDVYWGRDDKRFAAVWLAVWSVLCFSSSAFTVLTFLVDPARFRYPERPIVFLSMCYCVYSAGYLIRLFAGAESIACDRDGGRLYVIQEGLESTGCTVVFLVLYYFGMASSLWWVVLTLTWFLAAGKKWGHEAIEANSSYFHLAAWAIPAVKTIAILVMRRVAGDELTGVCYVGSMDVNALTGFVLVPLACYLVVGTSFVLSGFVALFHIRRVMKTGGENTDKLEKLMVRIGVFSVLYTVPATCVIACYFYERLNMEYWKILAAQQKCRVDNRTGDLDCTMSGSIPAVEIFMVKIFMLLVVGITSGMWIWTSKTLQSWQNVCSRRLKKRSRRKPAGVIAGAGIYKKPQHPQKARHGKYEAALQPPTCV; this comes from the coding sequence atgagccggccgggcccccccggcCTCTGGCTGGTGCTGCAGGCGGTGGCGGGCACCTGCCTGGGCATCAGCTCCATGGACGCGGAGCGGCCGGGCGAGGGCAGGTGCCAGCCGGTGGAGATCCCCATGTGCAAGGACATCGGCTACAACCTGACCCGCATGCCCAACCTCATGGGCCACGAGGACCAGCGGGAGGCGGCCATCCAGCTGCACGAGTTCGCCCCGCTGGTGGAGTACGGCTGCCACGGCCACCTCCGCTTCTTCCTGTGCTCCCTCTACGCGCCCATGTGCACCGAGCAGGTCTCGGCCCCCATCCCCGCCTGCCGGGTCATGTGCGAGCAGGCCCGCCTCAGGTGCTCGCCCATCATGGAGCAGTTCAACTTCAGGTGGCCCGACTCGCTGGACTGCGGCCAGCTGCCCAACAAGAACGACCCCAACTACCTGTGCATGGAGGCCCCCAACAACGGGTCGGAGGAgccggcccgggggcccggccccttCGCGCCGGCGGCCCGGCCGCCGAGGCCGCACGGCCCGCCCGACCCGCGGCCCGGggacgggggcccgggccggcccggctGCCGCGGCCCGGCCAAGTTCCACCTGGTGGAGAAGAGCTCGGCCTGCGCCCCGCTCTGCGACCCCGGGGTGGACGTCTACTGGGGCCGCGACGACAAGCGGTTCGCCGCGGTCTGGCTGGCCGTCTGGTccgtcctctgcttctcctccagcgCCTTCACCGTGCTCACCTTCCTGGTCGACCCGGCCCGCTTCCGCTACCCGGAGCGGCCCATCGTCTTCCTGTCCATGTGCTACTGCGTCTACTCGGCGGGCTACCTGATCCGCCTCTTCGCCGGGGCCGAGAGCATCGCCTGCGACCGGGACGGCGGCCGGCTCTACGTCATCCAGGAGGGCCTGGAGAGCACCGGCTGCACCGTCGTCTTCCTGGTCCTCTACTACTTCGGGATGGCCAGCTCGCTCTGGTGGGTGGTCCTGACCCTCACCTGGTTCCTGGCCGCCGGCAAGAAGTGGGGCCACGAGGCCATCGAGGCCAACAGCAGCTACTTCCACCTGGCCGCCTGGGCCATCCCCGCCGTGAAGACCATCGCGATCCTGGTCATGAGGAGGGTGGCCGGGGACGAGCTGACGGGCGTCTGCTACGTGGGGAGCATGGACGTGAACGCCCTCACCGGCTTCGTCCTCGTCCCCCTGGCCTGCTACCTCGTCGTCGGCACTTCTTTCGTCCTGTCCGGCTTCGTGGCCCTCTTCCACATCAGGAGGGTGATGAAGACCGGGGGGGAGAACACGGACAAGCTGGAGAAGCTCATGGTGAGGATCGGGGTCTTCTCCGTGCTCTACACGGTGCCCGCCACCTGCGTGATCGCCTGTTACTTCTACGAGCGGCTCAACATGGAGTACTGGAAAATCCTGGCCGCCCAGCAGAAGTGCCGCGTCGACAACCGGACCGGGGACCTGGACTGCACCATGAGCGGCTCCATCCCGGCGGTGGAGATCTTCATGGTCAAGATATTTATGCTGCTCGTGGTGGGCATCACGAGCGGCATGTGGATCTGGACTTCGAAAACCCTGCAGTCCTGGCAGAACGTCTGCAGTCGACGCTTGAAGAAGAGGAGCCGCAGAAAACCCGCCGGCGTGATCGCCGGCGCCGGGATCTACAAAAAGCCCCAGCATCCCCAGAAGGCTCGCCACGGCAAATACGAAGCAGCCCTCCAGCCGCCCACCTGCGTGTGA